Proteins from one Dermacentor variabilis isolate Ectoservices chromosome 1, ASM5094787v1, whole genome shotgun sequence genomic window:
- the LOC142566663 gene encoding uncharacterized protein LOC142566663 yields the protein MKRLADKVPVRRVAPGKNAYPLGAMETVVNFPSSIKAQTQLNKWMLQAQKQRPETGKRGRRLTKQPFSVTEAQPPAQRGRLSDASTSLTVDTVGSPPAAPSVPSSLTCVESEQLDKEPQPQVSMTSVSVLPPTPMQPPLPPNRTVSHSKASEGKKRKPKLEVGSAAPAVREPPAQPPSVQLFETPGVRSKTSATTSAFTGVSQFSAMAYSDGSSLTSETTPVPLTSIMNHGIGNVVGHPTPKAQAQTSAVISKPTFLLEMPNDPVHLTSMMDPSMENMVGLPTPNAQAPTSAGISSSEPPVMMSQAPTSAFISNPHPSSTPSTNTTLVTSPLQNLVNNLTLQYQQEDAIRSRISELDESIASTLATLHGLKREREELQAKETYTRKRRLEVLQCLQGITFGVQESRPELMQPGQKADAGVFAPNATGNANPVVMVPQGPQGAPPFAFDQVTIVQPQGSEYSASLAAGAPASRM from the exons ATGAAACGACTCGCCGACAAAGTTCCGGTCCGTCGCGTGGCTCCAGGCAAGAACGCCTACCCATTGGGAGCCATGGAAACGGTTGTGAACTTTCCGTCTTCTATCAAGGCACAGACTCAATTGAATAAGTGGATGCTACAGGCTCAGAAACAGCGGCCAGAGACAGGCAAGAGGGGCCGGAGGTTAACGAAGCAGCCATTCAGCGTCACTGAAGCGCAGCCGCCTGCTCAACGCGGCAGACTTTCGGATGCGAGCACAAGCTTGACGGTTGACACTGTCGGATCCCCACCGGCTGCGCCGTCAGTACCGTCATCGTTGACGTGTGTCGAGTCAGAACAACTAGACAAGGAGCCGCAACCACAAGTAAGCATGACTTCGGTCTCTGTACTACCGCCTACACCGATGCAGCCACCGCTACCCCCGAATCGAACCGTGTCGCATTCCAAGGCATCAGAGGGCAAAAAACGTAAGCCGAAACTGGAAGTGGGCAGCGCGGCGCCTGCTGTGCGAGAGCCGCCAGCGCAGCCACCTTCTGTGCAGCTCTTCGAAACTCCAGGAGTGAGAAGTAAGACTTCCGCGACTACTTCTGCATTTACTGGGGtatcgcagttttctgcaatggCCTACAGCGATGGATCGTCCCTTACTTCCGAGACGACACCAGTTCCTCTAACAAGCATCATGAATCATGGCATAGGGAACGTTGTGGGGCATCCAACACCAAAAGCACAAGCCCAGACGTCAGCAGTCATCTCTAAGCCTACTTTTCTGCTTGAAATGCCG AATGATCCGGTTCATCTAACCAGTATGATGGATCCTAGCATGGAGAACATGGTGGGACTTCCGACACCAAACGCGCAAGCCCCGACGTCAGCGGGAATTTCCAGCTCTGAACCGCCCGTGATGATGTCGCAAGCCCCTACGTCAGCCTTCATCTCTAATCCTCATCCATCCTCAACGCCGTCAACAAACACCACACTTGTGACCAGTCCACTTCAAAACCTAGTGAACAATCTAACGCTCCAGTACCAGCAAGAGGACGCTATTCGGTCACGGATATCGGAACTAGACGAGAGCATCGCTTCGACACTTGCTACTTTGCATGGATTGAAGAGAGAGCGGGAAGAACTACAAGCGAAAGAGACATATACGAGGAAAAGAAGGCTAGAAGTACTGCAGTGCCTTCAAGGGATTACGTTCGGAGTGCAGGAAAGCCGTCCGGAGCTGATGCAGCCAGGACAAAAGGCCGACGCTGGCGTCTTCGCGCCGAATGCCACTGGCAACGCAAATCCAGTCGTTATGGTCCCACAAGGTCCACAAGGCGCCCCCCCATTCGCTTTCGATCAGGTGACCATAGTGCAACCCCAAGGCTCAGAATACTCCGCCAGTCTTGCTGCCGGAGCTCCAGCCTCTCGGATGTAG